A stretch of Peteryoungia algae DNA encodes these proteins:
- a CDS encoding OmpP1/FadL family transporter: MANHLMKTTALGLIAACAFVGGAQAGGLERGGYNIDLLFDPGQYTFESGVVYVAPDRTLKNVRDTDATSQPGGLSLNARPNSVDETESYFVPRVGLKATLTEGVECLADYSQPWGAHTKPGSNWAGANQNIETKVNSHNYGLTCSYRFDLGPGQVRIIGGGFYQQVDGFKERLVIDPVAAGLGSLTGVGRLDLEGDGYGFRVGAAYEIPEYALRASLVYNSQVKLDDITGTLDLRQVGQTVENVYGSAEMPDSLELKLQSGIAPDWLAFGSVKWTDWSQLQKVRFYRVGTTTERTSLDLGYRDGWTVSGGIGHKLNDQWSVAGSVTWDRGTSQGFGAQSDTWTFGTGVSYTPTDNVEFRLAGALSILTSGSSGAVTIDGESYGSDVSYDYGTDLAAAVSTSLKVRF; this comes from the coding sequence ATGGCGAACCACTTGATGAAGACAACCGCCCTCGGGCTGATCGCAGCATGCGCATTCGTGGGAGGCGCGCAGGCAGGCGGTCTTGAACGTGGCGGCTACAACATCGATCTTCTGTTCGATCCTGGCCAGTACACGTTCGAAAGCGGCGTGGTCTATGTTGCGCCAGATAGAACTCTGAAGAACGTAAGAGACACGGATGCAACCTCTCAACCCGGTGGCCTTAGCTTAAACGCTCGACCAAACTCCGTCGATGAAACTGAGAGCTATTTCGTTCCTCGCGTTGGTCTGAAGGCCACTCTTACTGAGGGCGTGGAGTGCTTGGCGGACTACTCGCAACCCTGGGGAGCGCACACGAAGCCCGGTTCAAATTGGGCTGGCGCTAACCAAAACATTGAGACTAAGGTTAATAGTCACAATTATGGGTTGACCTGTTCCTACAGATTCGATCTCGGACCTGGTCAGGTGCGCATAATTGGCGGCGGATTTTATCAGCAGGTCGATGGCTTTAAAGAGCGGCTGGTGATCGATCCGGTTGCCGCCGGTTTGGGTAGTCTAACGGGTGTTGGCCGACTGGACCTTGAGGGCGATGGTTACGGTTTTCGGGTGGGTGCGGCCTACGAGATTCCGGAATACGCACTGCGCGCAAGTCTCGTTTACAATAGCCAAGTTAAGCTGGATGACATAACTGGTACACTTGACCTGCGCCAAGTTGGCCAGACGGTCGAGAATGTGTATGGCTCTGCCGAGATGCCAGATTCGCTTGAGCTGAAACTACAGTCTGGTATCGCTCCGGACTGGCTCGCATTTGGTTCCGTGAAGTGGACAGACTGGAGCCAGTTGCAGAAGGTGCGTTTCTACCGTGTTGGCACTACGACGGAGCGCACGTCACTCGATCTCGGCTATCGCGACGGCTGGACGGTCAGCGGTGGTATCGGTCACAAGCTGAATGACCAGTGGAGTGTCGCGGGCTCGGTAACTTGGGATCGTGGCACCTCTCAGGGCTTCGGCGCTCAGAGCGACACATGGACCTTCGGCACCGGCGTATCGTACACGCCGACCGATAACGTAGAGTTCCGCTTGGCCGGTGCATTAAGTATTCTGACGTCTGGCAGCTCTGGAGCCGTTACCATCGATGGCGAATCCTATGGAAGCGACGTGTCCTACGACTACGGCACGGACTTGGCGGCCGCAGTTTCCACCTCCCTCAAGGTCCGCTTCTGA
- a CDS encoding DUF2497 domain-containing protein: MAQPSVAREPSMEEILASIRRIIESNDPVNGGSLSQDASDLTDEDGADDADMGYDGGEFVAANDAGPSFSMFDREIPRVEVEPRREAPQAEGDDMPKSVSLADLAARVRSASERIERPVQAPSRSEMPGMPEALRREPAAEARDARPVETPSMTARLAEIRQPDLRASFAAEPVAPAAQRALPEGEHTSFAAPEASMARIASVEVRVERAAPAAEQPVSEAQEEMSMDAPELEPRAEPESEARDLTALVSAATVEQVSRSFSELAAAFDGTERRSLDEMAEEMLRPMLKDWLDDNLPTLVERLVREEIERVARGPRR, translated from the coding sequence ATGGCTCAGCCAAGCGTAGCGCGTGAACCGTCCATGGAAGAGATCCTGGCATCCATCCGCCGGATTATCGAAAGCAATGATCCGGTGAATGGCGGAAGCCTGTCGCAGGATGCGTCTGATCTCACAGACGAGGACGGTGCCGACGACGCCGACATGGGTTATGATGGCGGCGAATTCGTTGCGGCCAATGATGCCGGTCCGTCTTTTTCGATGTTTGACCGGGAAATCCCGCGTGTCGAAGTCGAGCCACGCCGTGAAGCGCCGCAGGCCGAAGGCGACGACATGCCCAAGAGCGTGTCGCTTGCCGATCTCGCGGCCCGTGTGCGCTCGGCCTCCGAACGCATTGAGCGGCCCGTTCAGGCCCCGAGCCGTTCGGAAATGCCTGGCATGCCGGAAGCCTTGCGTCGTGAGCCGGCTGCAGAAGCCCGTGATGCCCGTCCTGTCGAGACACCTTCGATGACGGCGCGGCTCGCCGAAATCCGTCAGCCCGATCTGCGCGCATCTTTCGCCGCCGAGCCTGTGGCGCCTGCCGCGCAGCGCGCGCTGCCAGAGGGGGAACACACGTCTTTTGCAGCGCCGGAAGCGTCGATGGCCCGCATTGCATCGGTCGAGGTGCGCGTCGAGCGTGCTGCACCTGCCGCGGAGCAGCCGGTGTCCGAAGCACAGGAGGAGATGTCGATGGATGCGCCGGAACTTGAGCCCCGCGCCGAACCCGAAAGCGAAGCCCGCGACCTGACTGCGCTGGTTTCGGCCGCAACGGTCGAGCAGGTCTCACGTTCCTTCTCTGAACTGGCTGCTGCCTTCGACGGCACCGAGCGTCGCTCGCTCGATGAAATGGCGGAAGAAATGCTGCGTCCCATGCTGAAGGACTGGCTGGACGACAACCTGCCGACGCTGGTGGAGCGCCTCGTGCGCGAAGAGATCGAACGCGTCGCCCGCGGCCCGCGACGCTGA
- a CDS encoding protein-L-isoaspartate O-methyltransferase family protein → MMDYAAARTKMVDNQIRTTDVTSHSVLNAFLTVPREAFVPAELKPLAYIDEDTQVCPARDGSPARYIMEASPLAKLLQLAAITKDDLVLEIGCGAGYAAAILSLLAGSVVATESDEALVTKATEKLSELGYDNIAVVSGRLEDGYAAEAPYDVIFVNGAVEELPEAILSQLREGGRLVAVVGYGNAARARLYVKNGGMTSYTEYFNAAVKPLPGFRKAAEFVF, encoded by the coding sequence ATGATGGATTACGCAGCAGCACGCACCAAGATGGTGGACAATCAGATCAGGACCACGGATGTCACATCCCATTCCGTCCTGAACGCCTTCCTCACGGTGCCGCGCGAAGCCTTCGTTCCGGCCGAGCTGAAGCCGCTCGCTTATATCGATGAGGACACGCAGGTCTGTCCGGCCCGGGATGGCAGCCCGGCCCGCTACATCATGGAGGCGTCGCCGCTCGCCAAGCTCCTGCAACTCGCCGCCATCACCAAAGATGACCTTGTGCTGGAGATCGGTTGTGGTGCGGGTTATGCCGCTGCCATCCTGTCGCTTCTGGCTGGCTCGGTCGTTGCGACCGAAAGCGACGAGGCGCTGGTCACCAAGGCGACCGAAAAGCTCTCCGAACTCGGCTACGACAATATCGCCGTCGTTTCGGGCAGGCTCGAAGACGGTTATGCCGCAGAAGCCCCATACGATGTGATCTTCGTCAACGGTGCCGTTGAGGAACTGCCGGAAGCGATCCTGTCGCAGTTGCGTGAAGGCGGCCGTCTGGTTGCCGTCGTTGGCTATGGCAATGCGGCCCGCGCCCGCCTCTATGTCAAGAATGGCGGCATGACCTCCTACACCGAATATTTCAATGCCGCCGTGAAGCCGCTGCCCGGCTTCCGCAAGGCTGCCGAATTCGTCTTCTGA
- a CDS encoding valine--tRNA ligase — MLEKTYDSAAVEPKIAKAWEEADAFRAGANAKPGEDTFTIVIPPPNVTGSLHMGHALNNTLQDIMVRFERMRGKDVLWQPGMDHAGIATQMVVERKLAENGQNLSRRDMGRDAFIEKVWEWKEESGGLIFNQLKRLGASCDWSRERFTMDEGLSAAVLEVFVTLYKEGLIYRGKRLVNWDPKFETAISDLEVENKEVEGHMWHFKYPLAGGETYTYVEKDEDGNVTFQEERNYIAIATTRPETMLGDGAVAVHPSDERYADIVGKLCEIPVGPKEHRRLIPIITDEYPDPKFGSGAVKITGAHDFNDYQVARRNKIPLYRLMDTQAKMREDGENYADYAARALEIARSGLLPNEAEVDDINLVPEEYRGLDRYEARKRIVDAINAEGLAVTVKDGEGNDIPFVESKKIMQPFGDRSGVVIEPMLTDQWFADAKTLAEPAIASVREGRTNFVPKNWEKTYFEWMENIEPWCISRQLWWGHQIPAWYGPDGQVFVEKTEEEALHSAIQHYIAHEGPWKAWVEEKLENFQPGEILTRDEDVLDTWFSSALWPFSTLGWPENTPALAKYYQTDVLVTGFDIIFFWVARMMMMGLHFMKDEDGNPVEPFHTVYVHALVRDKAGQKMSKSKGNVIDPLDLIDEYGADALRFTLAIMAAQGRDVKLDPARIAGYRNFGTKLWNATRFAEMNGVKADPTFLPETTSLAINRWILTELARTESEVTEAIESYRFNDAASSLYRFVWNQFCDWYLELLKPIFMGEDETAKKEAQACAAYVLEQIYKLLHPFMPFMTEELWAHTAGEGASRDLLLCHADWPAPEFSDENSAADINWLIDLVTGIRSARSEMNVPPGATAPLVVVGANGVTQERLLRHEASIKRLARVEAITVADLAPKGAAQIVVGEATACLPLGALIDLGAEKARIEKAIAKVDQEMARIAGKLNNEKFVANANPDVVAAERERHQELEVQKASLETALKRVVEAG, encoded by the coding sequence ATGCTCGAAAAGACCTATGATTCAGCCGCCGTCGAACCGAAGATCGCGAAAGCCTGGGAGGAGGCGGACGCCTTCCGTGCCGGCGCCAACGCGAAGCCGGGCGAGGACACCTTCACCATCGTGATCCCGCCGCCGAACGTGACCGGTTCGCTGCACATGGGGCATGCGCTGAACAACACGCTGCAGGACATCATGGTCCGCTTCGAGCGCATGCGCGGCAAGGACGTTCTGTGGCAGCCGGGCATGGACCATGCCGGCATCGCGACCCAGATGGTGGTCGAGCGCAAGCTTGCTGAAAACGGCCAGAACCTCTCGCGCCGTGACATGGGGCGCGACGCCTTCATCGAGAAGGTCTGGGAGTGGAAGGAAGAATCGGGCGGCCTGATCTTCAACCAGCTGAAACGTCTTGGCGCCTCCTGCGACTGGTCGCGCGAACGCTTCACCATGGATGAGGGCCTCTCGGCCGCCGTGCTCGAGGTTTTTGTCACGCTCTACAAGGAAGGGCTGATCTATCGCGGCAAACGGCTGGTCAACTGGGATCCCAAGTTCGAAACCGCGATTTCCGATCTCGAGGTCGAGAACAAGGAAGTTGAAGGCCATATGTGGCACTTCAAGTACCCGCTCGCCGGTGGTGAAACCTATACCTATGTTGAGAAGGACGAGGACGGCAACGTCACCTTCCAGGAGGAGCGCAACTATATCGCGATCGCGACCACGCGCCCCGAAACCATGCTTGGGGACGGCGCGGTGGCTGTCCACCCCTCGGACGAGCGTTATGCCGATATCGTCGGCAAGCTCTGCGAGATCCCCGTGGGCCCGAAGGAACATCGCCGCCTGATCCCGATCATCACCGACGAATATCCGGATCCGAAGTTCGGCTCGGGCGCCGTCAAGATCACCGGCGCACACGACTTCAACGACTATCAGGTCGCGCGCCGCAACAAGATCCCGCTCTATCGCCTGATGGATACCCAGGCGAAGATGCGTGAAGACGGCGAGAACTACGCCGACTACGCCGCTCGTGCCCTGGAGATCGCAAGGTCCGGCCTGCTGCCGAACGAGGCTGAGGTCGATGACATCAATCTGGTGCCGGAGGAATATCGCGGTCTCGACCGCTACGAGGCCCGCAAGCGCATCGTCGATGCGATCAATGCAGAAGGTCTCGCCGTCACCGTCAAGGACGGGGAGGGCAATGATATTCCCTTCGTCGAGAGCAAGAAGATCATGCAGCCCTTCGGCGACCGCTCCGGCGTCGTCATCGAGCCGATGCTGACCGACCAGTGGTTTGCCGACGCAAAGACGCTCGCCGAGCCGGCAATCGCTTCCGTTCGCGAGGGCCGCACCAACTTTGTCCCGAAGAACTGGGAAAAGACCTATTTCGAGTGGATGGAAAACATCGAGCCCTGGTGCATTTCGCGCCAGCTCTGGTGGGGCCACCAGATTCCGGCTTGGTACGGTCCGGATGGTCAGGTCTTCGTCGAGAAGACCGAGGAAGAGGCGCTGCATTCGGCGATCCAGCACTACATCGCCCATGAGGGTCCGTGGAAGGCCTGGGTTGAGGAGAAGCTCGAGAATTTCCAGCCCGGCGAGATCCTGACCCGCGACGAGGATGTGCTCGACACCTGGTTCTCATCGGCGCTCTGGCCCTTCTCGACGCTCGGCTGGCCCGAGAACACGCCGGCACTGGCGAAATATTACCAGACCGACGTGCTGGTCACGGGCTTCGACATCATCTTCTTCTGGGTTGCCCGAATGATGATGATGGGCCTGCACTTCATGAAGGACGAGGACGGCAATCCGGTCGAGCCCTTCCACACGGTCTATGTCCACGCGCTCGTCCGCGACAAGGCCGGCCAGAAGATGTCGAAGTCGAAGGGCAATGTCATCGACCCGCTCGACCTGATCGATGAATATGGTGCGGACGCCCTGCGTTTCACGCTGGCGATCATGGCCGCCCAGGGCCGCGACGTGAAGCTCGACCCGGCCCGCATCGCCGGCTACCGAAACTTCGGCACAAAGCTGTGGAATGCCACCCGCTTCGCCGAGATGAACGGTGTGAAGGCCGATCCGACCTTCCTGCCGGAAACGACATCGCTGGCGATCAACCGCTGGATCCTGACGGAACTGGCGCGCACCGAGAGCGAAGTGACGGAAGCAATCGAAAGCTACCGCTTCAACGATGCGGCCAGCAGCCTCTACCGCTTTGTCTGGAACCAGTTCTGCGACTGGTATCTGGAACTGCTGAAACCCATCTTCATGGGCGAGGACGAGACGGCGAAGAAGGAAGCGCAGGCTTGCGCTGCCTATGTGCTGGAACAGATCTACAAGCTCCTGCATCCCTTCATGCCTTTCATGACCGAAGAACTCTGGGCGCATACGGCAGGCGAAGGCGCATCTCGTGACCTGCTGCTTTGCCATGCTGACTGGCCGGCGCCGGAATTTTCCGACGAGAATTCGGCAGCCGACATCAACTGGCTGATCGACCTCGTGACCGGCATTCGCTCGGCGCGCTCCGAGATGAACGTGCCCCCGGGTGCGACAGCACCGCTCGTCGTGGTCGGCGCCAATGGCGTCACCCAGGAGCGGCTGCTCCGGCACGAGGCATCGATCAAGCGTCTCGCCCGCGTCGAGGCGATCACCGTGGCTGATCTTGCCCCGAAGGGGGCCGCCCAGATCGTTGTCGGCGAGGCGACCGCCTGCCTGCCGCTCGGCGCGCTGATCGATCTCGGCGCGGAAAAGGCCCGCATCGAAAAGGCGATTGCCAAGGTCGACCAGGAAATGGCCCGTATCGCCGGCAAGCTGAACAATGAAAAGTTCGTCGCCAATGCCAATCCCGATGTCGTCGCCGCGGAGCGCGAGCGTCACCAGGAGCTGGAGGTGCAAAAGGCAAGCCTGGAGACGGCCCTGAAGCGGGTTGTCGAGGCCGGGTAA
- a CDS encoding cryptochrome/photolyase family protein — protein MPHTSAKTLILWFRKDLRLSDHAALATAADEGFRVLPLYIREPEEAGTGPLGAAQGWWLHHSLTALGQAIDALGSRLILRSGPAERVLTDLISETDASAVFWNRRYDPPGIAIDKALKAKLIDNGIEVRTFAGQILHEPTKLKTGAGGHFRVYTPFWKALDGSGEPAEPIPSPKSLPAPEHWPTSDSLEDWSLLPTKPNWAKGFESEWQPGEAGAQERLADFVETGLKGYRTRRDFPGEAHVSMLSPHLALGEISPASVWHATRGLGDDYSSEDYIHFRKEVVWRDFSYHLLFHFPDLAVKNWNDKFDAFPWRDAPELLEKWQKGQTGYPIVDAGMRQLWQTGFMHNRVRMITASFLIKDLLIDWREGERWFRDTLVDADPASNAASWQWVAGSGADAAPFFRIFNPITQGEKFDPEGTYVRRFVPELKAMPDKFIHKPSEAPLTVLRDAGVSLGKTYPKPIVDHGKARDTAMAAFQGLRGE, from the coding sequence ATGCCCCATACTTCCGCCAAGACGCTCATTCTCTGGTTCCGCAAGGATCTCAGGCTTTCTGATCATGCAGCCCTAGCGACGGCCGCGGATGAAGGTTTCCGCGTCCTTCCTCTCTATATCCGCGAGCCCGAGGAGGCTGGAACCGGGCCGCTCGGCGCAGCACAAGGCTGGTGGCTGCACCATTCGCTGACGGCGCTTGGCCAGGCGATCGACGCGCTCGGATCGCGCCTCATCCTGCGCAGCGGTCCGGCCGAGCGTGTGCTGACCGACCTGATTTCCGAGACAGATGCCTCCGCCGTCTTCTGGAACCGGCGCTACGATCCGCCCGGCATCGCCATCGACAAGGCCCTGAAGGCAAAGCTGATCGATAACGGCATCGAGGTGCGCACCTTTGCCGGCCAGATCCTGCACGAGCCAACCAAGCTGAAGACCGGGGCCGGCGGCCATTTCCGCGTCTACACGCCGTTCTGGAAGGCGCTGGACGGCTCCGGCGAACCAGCCGAGCCGATCCCATCCCCCAAGTCCCTGCCCGCGCCCGAGCACTGGCCGACAAGCGACTCGCTTGAGGATTGGAGCCTGCTGCCAACGAAACCGAACTGGGCCAAAGGCTTCGAATCCGAATGGCAGCCGGGCGAAGCCGGCGCACAGGAACGCCTCGCGGACTTCGTCGAGACAGGGCTTAAGGGCTATCGCACCCGCCGCGACTTTCCCGGCGAGGCGCATGTCTCGATGCTGTCGCCGCACTTGGCGCTCGGCGAAATCTCGCCTGCATCCGTCTGGCACGCAACGCGCGGGCTTGGCGATGACTATTCCAGCGAAGATTACATCCATTTCCGCAAGGAGGTCGTCTGGCGCGACTTCTCCTACCATCTGCTCTTCCATTTCCCCGATCTGGCGGTGAAGAACTGGAACGACAAGTTTGACGCCTTTCCCTGGCGCGACGCGCCGGAGCTTCTCGAAAAATGGCAGAAGGGCCAGACGGGCTATCCGATCGTCGATGCCGGCATGCGCCAGCTCTGGCAGACCGGTTTCATGCACAACCGCGTGCGCATGATCACCGCTTCCTTCCTGATCAAGGATCTGCTCATCGATTGGCGCGAAGGCGAGCGCTGGTTCCGCGACACGCTTGTGGATGCCGACCCGGCATCGAATGCCGCCAGCTGGCAATGGGTCGCCGGCTCCGGTGCCGATGCCGCCCCCTTCTTCCGCATCTTCAACCCGATCACCCAGGGCGAGAAATTCGACCCCGAAGGCACATATGTCCGCCGCTTCGTGCCGGAGCTGAAGGCCATGCCGGACAAGTTCATCCACAAACCATCCGAGGCGCCGCTGACGGTGCTGAGGGACGCGGGCGTCAGCCTCGGCAAGACCTATCCCAAGCCGATCGTCGATCACGGCAAGGCCCGGGATACGGCGATGGCGGCGTTTCAGGGGTTGAGGGGGGAATAA
- the exoR gene encoding exopolysaccharide production regulator ExoR: MRLRDWKSSVVLVTAALLLSSGPSALAFDMNAGVSKESGPFDLFKFGFNAYKKGQKEEAVEAYRYAAEKGHTGSRWALANMYEAGDGVVENDFEAFKIYAEIANQGVEPGSADTGFFVNALLSLARYYRQGIPDSPVRADLAQARQIYFQVASTFGVPEAQFQLARMILAGEGGRVNVQQAKKWLNMARKGGHAGAMSIFGNVLFEEGQTVRGLAFLTAALERCSQKDCPWMQDLQERAFSLATEDDRRVAVALAPEVFTQGD, encoded by the coding sequence ATGCGGCTACGTGACTGGAAATCTTCGGTAGTGCTTGTGACGGCAGCTTTGTTGCTGTCCAGCGGGCCCTCTGCGCTTGCCTTCGATATGAACGCCGGTGTCAGCAAGGAATCCGGCCCGTTCGACCTCTTCAAGTTCGGCTTCAACGCCTACAAGAAGGGCCAGAAGGAAGAAGCGGTCGAGGCTTATCGCTATGCCGCCGAAAAGGGCCATACCGGCTCGCGCTGGGCGCTCGCCAACATGTATGAGGCCGGCGACGGTGTCGTCGAAAACGACTTCGAAGCCTTCAAGATTTATGCCGAGATCGCAAACCAGGGCGTCGAGCCCGGTTCTGCGGACACCGGCTTCTTCGTCAATGCGCTTCTGTCGCTTGCCCGGTATTATCGCCAGGGTATTCCCGACAGCCCCGTGAGGGCGGACCTCGCCCAGGCGCGGCAGATCTATTTCCAGGTCGCATCCACCTTTGGAGTGCCGGAAGCCCAGTTCCAGCTGGCCCGCATGATCCTGGCCGGCGAGGGCGGTCGTGTGAACGTGCAGCAGGCGAAGAAGTGGCTGAACATGGCACGCAAGGGCGGCCATGCCGGCGCCATGTCGATCTTCGGCAACGTCTTGTTCGAAGAAGGTCAGACAGTGCGCGGTCTCGCATTCCTGACGGCCGCACTGGAGCGCTGCAGCCAGAAGGATTGTCCATGGATGCAGGATCTGCAGGAACGGGCTTTTTCGCTCGCGACCGAAGACGACCGCCGGGTGGCCGTGGCGCTGGCGCCTGAGGTCTTCACGCAGGGCGACTGA